A genomic segment from Peribacillus sp. ACCC06369 encodes:
- a CDS encoding ABC-F family ATP-binding cassette domain-containing protein yields the protein MSLLSIDKLAHSFGDRTLFKDVSFRLMAGEHVGLVGANGVGKSTMMNIITGQLIHDDGRVEWTPGVEYGYLDQHTILSKGKSIRDVLRDAYLPLFEQEKALNEVTEKMGTATPEELEELLEQMGEIQDKLEAGGFYNLDIKIEEAARGLGLDAIGLDRDVSALSGGQRTKVLLAKLLLEQPEVLLLDEPTNYLDVEHIRWLSSYLKEYPNAFLLISHDTEFMNGVVDVIFHLEFSKLTRYTATYEKFLELAELNKNQHINAYEKQREFIKKQEDFIAKNKARYSTTGRAKSRQKQLNRMERIDRPETAMKPTFDFKESRASSRYVFEGEDLEIGYDRPLLPKLSMTIERGEKIAVVGCNGVGKSTLLKTILGKIDPLGGKRSLGDFLFSSYFEQEVKAGNTTPIDEVWNAFPHLDQPQVRAILARVGLKNEHITRPMSHLSGGEQSKVRLCKLMLTESNWLLFDEPTNHLDVVAKEELKRALKEYKGTIVLVCHEPDFYEDWVTKVWDVEEWSAQN from the coding sequence ATGAGCTTACTTTCTATAGATAAATTAGCACACAGCTTTGGCGACCGTACCTTATTCAAGGATGTTTCCTTCCGCCTGATGGCCGGTGAACATGTTGGTCTGGTCGGGGCAAATGGTGTCGGGAAATCAACGATGATGAATATCATTACAGGACAACTTATCCATGATGATGGCCGGGTGGAATGGACACCTGGTGTCGAATATGGCTATCTTGATCAACATACGATACTTTCAAAAGGTAAATCGATTCGCGACGTCTTAAGGGATGCATACTTACCTTTATTCGAGCAGGAAAAAGCACTGAATGAAGTAACAGAGAAAATGGGGACGGCCACTCCAGAAGAACTTGAAGAACTCTTGGAACAAATGGGTGAGATTCAGGACAAGCTGGAAGCCGGCGGTTTTTACAATCTGGATATTAAAATTGAAGAAGCGGCACGCGGTTTAGGGTTGGATGCAATCGGTTTGGACCGTGATGTCTCTGCCCTAAGCGGTGGACAACGGACAAAGGTTTTACTAGCAAAGTTACTTTTGGAACAGCCTGAAGTGCTGCTCCTTGATGAACCGACGAACTACTTGGATGTAGAGCATATCCGCTGGCTGAGCAGCTACTTAAAGGAATATCCTAATGCATTCTTATTAATTTCGCATGACACTGAGTTCATGAACGGCGTCGTCGACGTCATTTTCCATCTTGAATTTTCAAAACTGACCCGTTACACGGCAACTTATGAAAAATTCCTTGAGCTGGCTGAATTGAATAAAAACCAACATATTAACGCATATGAAAAACAGCGCGAATTCATTAAAAAGCAGGAAGACTTCATTGCAAAAAATAAAGCCCGCTACTCAACGACCGGTCGGGCAAAGAGCCGTCAAAAGCAATTGAACCGGATGGAACGCATCGATCGTCCAGAAACTGCAATGAAACCTACCTTTGATTTTAAAGAATCACGTGCGAGCAGCCGTTATGTATTTGAAGGTGAAGATTTGGAAATCGGATATGACCGCCCATTACTTCCGAAGTTGTCCATGACCATCGAACGGGGAGAAAAAATTGCCGTGGTCGGCTGTAATGGAGTTGGTAAATCCACTCTTTTAAAAACGATATTAGGTAAAATTGATCCTCTAGGCGGCAAAAGATCACTTGGCGATTTCCTTTTTTCTTCTTATTTTGAACAGGAAGTGAAAGCAGGCAATACGACGCCGATAGATGAAGTATGGAATGCATTTCCACATCTGGACCAACCGCAGGTACGTGCCATTCTTGCCCGTGTCGGTTTGAAAAACGAGCACATTACACGTCCGATGAGCCATTTAAGCGGTGGTGAACAATCTAAAGTACGCCTGTGCAAACTTATGCTTACCGAAAGCAATTGGCTGTTATTCGATGAGCCGACAAACCATTTGGATGTCGTTGCAAAAGAAGAACTGAAACGTGCATTGAAAGAGTATAAAGGAACGATTGTCCTCGTATGCCATGAACCTGATTTCTATGAAGATTGGGTTACCAAAGTATGGGATGTAGAAGAATGGTCTGCCCAAAATTAA
- a CDS encoding ABC transporter ATP-binding protein → MIAINSIEVHHLNKSFGSKKVLDNLNLTIERDSVVAIVGSNGIGKSVFLNCLLNFMDYDSGEINILNENHNNHNFLRTVTSFVSVDNQLHLEKVTGREFFELIISIYNLPEESVVAKYTSYAEELNVINQLDSTFSSLSFGTKKKIQLIGSILYDPKVLVCDEIFEGLDHEAVNWVKAYFLKRKANGEATLFTSHIMDHTWDISDYIYRLENGKLHSQKNEEMTERVVE, encoded by the coding sequence GTGATTGCGATTAATAGTATAGAGGTCCATCATCTAAATAAGAGTTTTGGTTCCAAGAAAGTATTAGACAATTTAAATTTAACTATTGAACGTGATTCAGTAGTAGCGATAGTAGGAAGTAACGGAATTGGGAAAAGTGTTTTCTTAAACTGCTTATTGAACTTTATGGATTATGATTCAGGTGAAATTAATATTTTGAATGAAAATCATAATAATCATAACTTCCTGAGAACAGTTACATCGTTCGTTTCGGTAGATAATCAACTGCATTTGGAGAAGGTCACCGGAAGAGAGTTCTTTGAACTTATAATTTCTATATACAACCTTCCAGAAGAATCAGTTGTTGCTAAATATACATCCTATGCAGAGGAATTGAATGTAATAAATCAATTAGATTCCACATTTAGTTCTTTATCTTTCGGAACAAAGAAAAAAATCCAATTGATCGGTAGCATTCTTTATGATCCTAAGGTATTGGTTTGTGACGAAATTTTCGAGGGCTTGGACCATGAGGCTGTTAACTGGGTGAAAGCATATTTCCTAAAACGAAAAGCAAATGGAGAAGCTACTTTATTCACGAGTCATATCATGGACCATACATGGGATATTTCAGACTATATATACCGATTGGAAAATGGAAAGCTTCATAGTCAAAAAAATGAAGAAATGACAGAGAGGGTAGTAGAATGA
- a CDS encoding LytTR family DNA-binding domain-containing protein, which translates to MGFIRLAVIDDQEPILNEIKGFVTKFPNVNLILSTTDVSELFNSIDQGLTIDVILLDINMPVSNGFDIAHYLKENHPQIKIIFMSAHQDFALQGYKYYPEDFLTKPINIVRLKQTLDRLSYTHKKIRRIGVKANGKISLIDTANILYIEKKGRKTFIHLKDAETVECSEGLNKLEDILNQCNFYRTHQSYLVSIDQIEYIESDNYMKSYNVKLHHCNHKINLSRHKFTALKNLIERHF; encoded by the coding sequence ATGGGATTTATACGTCTTGCTGTTATTGATGATCAGGAACCGATCCTTAACGAGATTAAGGGGTTTGTAACTAAATTCCCAAATGTGAATTTGATATTAAGTACAACTGATGTGAGTGAATTGTTTAATTCTATCGATCAGGGGCTGACCATTGACGTAATATTATTAGATATTAATATGCCTGTGTCCAATGGATTTGACATTGCCCATTATCTGAAAGAGAATCATCCCCAAATCAAGATTATTTTCATGAGTGCCCATCAAGACTTCGCTTTGCAGGGTTACAAATATTACCCAGAAGATTTTTTAACTAAGCCAATTAATATCGTAAGACTAAAGCAGACACTTGATCGCCTTAGTTATACGCATAAAAAGATAAGAAGAATTGGCGTAAAAGCGAATGGGAAAATCTCTTTAATCGATACCGCCAACATTCTCTATATAGAGAAAAAGGGGAGAAAAACATTTATCCACCTAAAAGATGCAGAGACTGTGGAATGCTCGGAAGGCTTAAATAAGTTAGAAGACATTCTTAATCAGTGTAATTTTTATCGAACGCATCAATCCTATTTGGTGTCGATTGACCAAATCGAATACATAGAATCGGACAATTATATGAAATCATATAATGTGAAATTACATCACTGCAATCACAAGATTAACTTAAGCCGGCACAAATTTACGGCATTAAAAAATCTCATCGAACGACATTTTTAA
- a CDS encoding accessory gene regulator B family protein — MATNISNLVVSENPQLVKSKDKIRYGLEWMISGMNQIVLVSLLVWPLGILPETMMGLLSGALLRMFSGGAHFKGYYSCLILSTLQIIFLTLICVQYTDVLSSYKILFILLLLISFLITAQKAPILHKKKHLFTQKSILKQKMKAVTTFILCTGLSVFLPQTIMYCVWSALIFQGLSLTDFWGKSVLILDAFIYKITLKGLH; from the coding sequence TTGGCAACGAACATCTCAAATCTAGTTGTCTCTGAGAATCCACAACTCGTAAAAAGTAAAGATAAAATTCGCTATGGACTTGAATGGATGATATCGGGGATGAATCAAATCGTTTTGGTCAGTTTACTTGTTTGGCCTTTAGGAATCTTACCTGAAACCATGATGGGCTTGCTTTCAGGGGCTCTCCTTCGAATGTTTTCAGGAGGTGCCCATTTCAAAGGGTATTATTCATGTCTTATTCTTAGCACGTTGCAAATTATTTTTCTGACATTAATTTGCGTACAATATACAGACGTTCTTTCATCCTATAAGATTCTATTTATCTTATTATTACTGATAAGTTTTTTGATTACTGCTCAAAAAGCACCAATATTACATAAAAAAAAGCACCTTTTCACACAAAAAAGTATTTTAAAACAGAAAATGAAGGCTGTGACCACATTTATCCTATGCACGGGATTGAGCGTTTTTCTACCTCAAACCATAATGTATTGTGTGTGGTCTGCTCTAATTTTCCAAGGACTATCCTTAACGGATTTTTGGGGGAAAAGCGTCTTAATTTTAGATGCTTTTATATATAAAATTACCTTAAAGGGGTTACATTGA
- a CDS encoding GHKL domain-containing protein codes for MLLSIFGGFLETLVIILVGYRLIGISLKDKMIPICIVSFYGSIILLMVKETLPSITYLLVTILAIGFLLTFVTNLNSFASIIAVLLGCLLLLVSEVIGFTLFKEFPYIHSLSALPLVRAIPHLVIMVIFYVILRKANYYIPIPVKKKQNKNDTILSVLVFLFGLLFLFYIFVFEFKQLKFLSITSAIVLVLITISLLYIIRYHMVKKIEDLAVSLDGQYEEDISKHITTMRSQRHDFIHHILALKQMLNSGKYHDSVDYVNSVLEEISYVSDILPIASEAVGGLLLSYKEKGAKKGINMYYYIADDLSSFPCKIYETNKIFGNLILNAIEAVDQLEEEKRYINMKIQRNDVHYILEVSNFIEGGTLENIGSIFDQGFTTKKNACNTGQGLAIVESLVIQYGGHIYPEVIEDMITFIVKIPHGGQYV; via the coding sequence GTGTTATTGTCGATTTTCGGTGGGTTTTTGGAAACGTTAGTCATTATCCTAGTGGGGTATCGACTAATTGGAATTTCTTTAAAAGATAAAATGATCCCGATATGCATCGTAAGTTTTTATGGAAGCATTATTCTGTTAATGGTAAAAGAAACATTGCCTTCGATAACTTACCTTCTAGTAACGATTTTAGCGATTGGGTTTCTGTTGACTTTTGTCACGAACCTGAATAGTTTTGCATCAATTATAGCTGTGTTGCTAGGATGTCTTTTATTGTTAGTCTCAGAGGTTATCGGATTCACGCTCTTTAAGGAATTCCCATATATACATTCTTTGAGTGCTTTACCTTTAGTAAGGGCCATTCCGCACCTTGTGATAATGGTAATATTTTATGTAATCTTGAGAAAAGCAAATTATTATATTCCGATACCAGTCAAGAAAAAACAAAATAAAAACGATACTATTTTATCTGTTTTAGTATTCTTATTTGGCCTTCTTTTTTTGTTTTACATTTTCGTTTTTGAATTCAAACAGTTAAAGTTTTTAAGCATAACATCAGCTATAGTATTAGTTTTAATTACAATTTCATTATTGTATATAATTCGGTATCATATGGTGAAAAAAATTGAGGATCTGGCTGTTTCCTTAGATGGTCAATATGAAGAAGACATTTCTAAACATATCACTACAATGCGTTCGCAGCGACACGACTTTATTCATCACATATTAGCGCTGAAACAAATGCTGAACAGTGGAAAATACCATGACTCAGTAGACTATGTTAACTCAGTGCTAGAAGAAATATCCTATGTAAGCGATATATTACCGATAGCTTCAGAAGCTGTTGGGGGGTTATTACTTTCCTACAAAGAGAAAGGTGCCAAAAAAGGCATCAACATGTACTACTACATTGCAGATGATTTATCTTCCTTTCCTTGTAAGATTTATGAAACAAATAAGATATTCGGAAATTTAATCCTTAATGCAATTGAAGCTGTCGATCAATTAGAAGAGGAAAAGAGATATATCAACATGAAAATCCAAAGAAACGATGTCCATTATATTTTAGAAGTAAGCAACTTTATAGAGGGTGGAACTTTAGAAAATATTGGTAGCATCTTCGATCAAGGCTTTACGACTAAAAAAAATGCATGCAACACTGGACAGGGATTGGCCATTGTTGAAAGTCTTGTCATACAGTACGGAGGACATATATACCCAGAAGTCATAGAAGACATGATTACGTTCATTGTAAAAATACCGCATGGAGGGCAATATGTTTAA
- a CDS encoding LuxR C-terminal-related transcriptional regulator: MKNEKVGFNSVESRIIQLIANEVPNKQIAVELNYSQRMVEYYISNISKKLEVHTRVGIVVKAFQSKILH; the protein is encoded by the coding sequence GTGAAGAATGAAAAAGTGGGGTTTAATAGTGTAGAAAGTCGTATTATTCAGCTAATTGCCAATGAAGTGCCCAATAAACAAATTGCGGTAGAATTAAACTATTCGCAGAGGATGGTAGAGTACTATATTAGTAATATTTCCAAGAAACTTGAAGTACATACACGAGTCGGCATTGTTGTGAAAGCTTTTCAAAGTAAAATTCTCCATTGA
- a CDS encoding HAMP domain-containing sensor histidine kinase, whose product MSVTQHLIIKFIVQIVMALSFLIFFSVIGLLILAFSIIEQDAKEDFSKTPGDFLQQSIKLNDGKVSVNENIKESILKQDGWLQIIDKKGEVQFSLNTPQGLPSAYSKQQIIEMTSNQTNKRTFWSLDIENQSFIALFGSKRSLDEIIRVVREQMGKSDAKQLVTEQIKKVLSKEKANLYIYDDQSELLRKHVTNENLAEPSLFQIVDFQDSYWEKTENIATYYNKESDTSYVVIAPNKNYEEHMFSSININQTVLRGLVITLIVMLLILFMISWWYAQKFGKPIIHIIHWLQLLAKGVYEEPLGKRKDLAYSLKTNGNLKSSFKPFKEVINSLKKLTIMLKESELQQKKIQQTREEWISGLSHDLKTPLSTIYGYAVMLNSSDYNWTEDEVRDFYLSIEQNASYMSDLIEDINLTYRIKNNALPMYREEVDINDFIKEVVNQFFKTNVEKHHFYTVDVEDNPIFYKIDKKYFKRIIVNLLSNAAKYNLEGTSIGVIVKQGKGCFSIHVQDNGIGMDEYTKQNLFNRYYRGTSVKEDTDGTGLGLAITKQLVEYHNGMIEVETEENKGTKITLLFPN is encoded by the coding sequence ATGAGTGTTACACAGCATCTGATAATTAAATTTATTGTTCAAATTGTCATGGCTTTAAGTTTTTTGATTTTCTTTTCAGTAATTGGCCTTCTCATTCTAGCATTTTCCATCATTGAACAAGATGCAAAGGAGGATTTTTCTAAAACGCCAGGTGATTTCCTGCAGCAATCCATAAAGCTAAATGACGGAAAAGTAAGCGTAAATGAGAATATCAAGGAAAGCATTCTTAAACAGGATGGATGGCTACAGATCATTGATAAAAAAGGTGAAGTTCAGTTTTCCCTGAATACTCCTCAGGGCCTTCCATCGGCGTATTCAAAACAACAAATAATTGAAATGACATCAAATCAAACGAATAAAAGGACGTTTTGGTCCCTTGATATAGAAAACCAATCATTCATTGCCCTATTTGGTTCGAAGCGATCTTTGGATGAAATCATCAGAGTGGTTAGAGAACAGATGGGGAAATCAGACGCAAAACAGTTGGTGACCGAACAAATCAAAAAAGTGTTATCCAAGGAAAAGGCTAACCTTTACATTTATGATGATCAGAGTGAGTTATTGAGAAAGCATGTAACGAATGAAAATCTAGCAGAACCTTCCTTGTTTCAGATAGTTGATTTTCAAGATAGCTACTGGGAAAAAACAGAGAATATCGCCACTTACTATAATAAGGAGTCAGACACATCTTATGTCGTAATAGCCCCTAATAAAAACTACGAAGAACACATGTTTAGTTCAATTAATATTAATCAAACCGTACTAAGAGGCCTAGTTATTACCCTCATTGTGATGCTGCTTATTCTATTTATGATTTCTTGGTGGTATGCCCAGAAGTTTGGAAAGCCGATTATCCATATCATTCATTGGCTTCAATTGTTAGCCAAAGGTGTCTATGAGGAACCACTGGGAAAACGTAAGGATTTGGCGTACAGTCTGAAAACAAACGGAAATCTTAAATCTTCTTTTAAACCGTTTAAAGAGGTCATAAATTCGTTGAAAAAGCTGACAATTATGCTAAAAGAAAGTGAATTGCAGCAGAAAAAAATACAGCAAACGAGAGAAGAATGGATTTCGGGACTTTCACATGATCTGAAAACTCCTCTAAGTACCATCTACGGATATGCAGTGATGTTGAATTCTTCTGATTATAATTGGACAGAGGATGAAGTTCGTGACTTTTACTTATCGATAGAACAGAACGCTTCTTATATGTCAGATCTCATAGAGGACATCAACTTGACCTACCGCATAAAAAATAATGCGCTTCCGATGTATAGAGAAGAAGTTGATATTAATGACTTTATTAAGGAAGTTGTAAATCAGTTTTTTAAAACGAATGTTGAGAAACATCACTTTTATACCGTCGACGTTGAAGATAATCCCATTTTCTATAAAATTGATAAGAAGTATTTCAAGAGAATTATTGTGAATCTGCTAAGTAATGCAGCAAAATACAATCTTGAAGGAACTTCAATTGGGGTGATCGTAAAACAAGGGAAAGGTTGTTTCAGCATCCATGTTCAGGACAATGGAATAGGCATGGACGAATATACGAAGCAAAATTTATTTAATCGGTATTATCGTGGCACATCTGTAAAAGAAGATACTGATGGAACAGGGTTAGGACTTGCTATAACAAAACAACTCGTAGAATACCATAATGGAATGATCGAAGTCGAAACTGAAGAAAATAAGGGGACAAAGATTACGCTCCTCTTCCCGAATTAG
- a CDS encoding response regulator transcription factor, translating to MHASRILIVDDEMTLVKMVKVLLKKEGFTNVDASYVGRDALDLIEQNEYDLILLDVMLPDMEGFDICSIIRRRSDVPIFFLTARGSDFDKVSGFAYGADDYITKPFNPLELVARIKAQLKRNKKNLSFSQVNDRFDNGVLFINYNEAVVKVNGKEINLSAQLYQLLTFFAKSPNQIFSKQQLYDRVWGAGSYGDENTVIVHMRKLREKIEQDPSNPKLLLTVRGIGYKFVSKSVK from the coding sequence ATGCATGCATCAAGAATATTAATCGTGGATGATGAAATGACGTTGGTTAAGATGGTCAAAGTGTTATTGAAAAAAGAAGGCTTTACAAACGTCGATGCTTCATATGTTGGGAGAGATGCACTCGACTTAATTGAACAAAATGAATATGATTTAATTTTGTTAGATGTCATGCTTCCGGATATGGAAGGGTTTGATATTTGTTCCATCATAAGAAGAAGATCGGATGTTCCGATTTTTTTTCTCACTGCTAGAGGTTCAGATTTTGATAAAGTATCAGGATTTGCATATGGGGCTGATGATTATATAACGAAGCCATTTAACCCATTGGAACTGGTAGCCCGAATTAAAGCTCAATTGAAAAGAAATAAAAAGAATCTTAGTTTTTCACAAGTTAATGATAGATTTGATAATGGCGTCTTATTCATTAACTATAATGAGGCTGTTGTTAAAGTAAATGGGAAAGAAATAAACTTGTCAGCACAGCTTTACCAGCTTCTGACTTTCTTCGCCAAGTCTCCTAATCAGATTTTTTCAAAACAACAACTTTATGATAGGGTGTGGGGGGCAGGCTCTTACGGAGATGAAAATACCGTTATTGTACATATGCGAAAGCTAAGGGAAAAAATCGAACAAGATCCAAGTAATCCAAAGCTATTACTTACAGTTCGCGGCATTGGGTATAAATTTGTGAGCAAATCGGTCAAATGA
- a CDS encoding ABC transporter permease subunit, which produces MTTICLREFKSLFKSIRSIIIIIFMLGVTLGSAKLLSKWSSELQDVGLDNAYMGGLYILLLLAGPIFVTSLSHDVINRETHSRTMRFLVTKLSRDKIVIGKFLGVSLFWFVCILLSLIMLIPFAKTFYFAELIESVIFITYFVALFLFISTLINKPGLSIFLGIILSITLPVLGIWGMVSKEIIFLRIFSYLTPYFYVGQEQSFYVYFIPILSLVFLLSSIIILRKRDF; this is translated from the coding sequence ATGACAACGATATGTTTACGAGAATTCAAGAGTCTTTTCAAGAGTATTCGCTCAATTATTATTATTATTTTTATGCTTGGGGTTACATTAGGGTCAGCGAAGTTACTTAGTAAATGGAGCTCTGAGTTACAGGATGTAGGTCTTGATAATGCTTATATGGGCGGTCTTTATATTCTCCTGTTGCTCGCAGGTCCTATTTTTGTTACGAGCTTATCTCATGATGTGATAAATCGGGAGACCCATTCTCGAACCATGCGTTTTTTAGTAACAAAATTGTCGAGGGACAAAATTGTTATCGGAAAATTTTTAGGGGTTTCACTCTTCTGGTTTGTATGTATTTTACTTTCTTTAATCATGTTGATTCCTTTTGCAAAAACATTCTACTTTGCCGAATTGATTGAATCAGTTATTTTTATTACGTACTTTGTTGCCCTGTTCCTATTTATCTCAACCTTAATTAATAAACCTGGATTAAGTATATTTTTAGGTATCATTCTATCGATTACACTTCCAGTTTTGGGGATTTGGGGTATGGTTTCAAAAGAAATAATCTTCCTGAGGATATTTAGTTACTTGACCCCTTACTTTTATGTTGGGCAAGAACAGTCCTTTTATGTTTATTTCATCCCAATCTTGTCACTGGTCTTTCTTTTATCAAGCATAATAATTCTTAGAAAGAGGGATTTCTAA
- a CDS encoding ABC transporter ATP-binding protein: MYAFETNQITKKYGDHTVVNQVDLNVTQGHIFGFLGKNGAGKSTFINMVTGITTPTSGDFKILGSSEITEDKIKRRIGVLPDYSTFYDDLTGIEHLKFLGNVLGVRRSKADLIALLERVELGDAIKTKTKKYSFGMKKKLGVAQALINDPDLIFLDEPTSGVDANAVLNIHSLIKNVAAEGKTIFLTSHNLNEVEKLCDEIAIMDKGIIQAQGSMEQLRHKYQSQLTVKVKHGKIPIEHKAGLQQIFEKIGKDIEWGTENTSLVVAEESSIPVINRAFSNTKVDIYRLEVNEPSLEEIFRNLGSSQKGA, translated from the coding sequence ATGTATGCTTTTGAAACAAATCAAATAACCAAAAAGTATGGAGATCATACCGTTGTCAATCAAGTTGATTTAAATGTTACCCAGGGTCATATATTCGGCTTCTTAGGGAAAAATGGAGCTGGAAAGTCAACCTTTATTAATATGGTAACGGGCATAACCACACCTACCTCCGGCGATTTTAAAATTCTCGGCTCAAGTGAGATTACGGAAGATAAAATCAAGCGAAGAATAGGCGTCCTTCCTGATTACTCCACTTTCTATGACGATCTAACCGGTATTGAACATTTAAAGTTCTTAGGAAATGTATTAGGTGTGAGACGTTCAAAAGCTGATTTAATTGCGTTATTAGAACGTGTTGAACTTGGAGATGCAATTAAAACGAAAACCAAGAAGTATTCGTTCGGGATGAAGAAAAAATTAGGTGTCGCCCAGGCGCTCATTAATGATCCGGATTTAATCTTTCTCGATGAACCAACTTCTGGTGTAGATGCAAACGCGGTTCTAAATATCCATTCCTTGATTAAAAATGTAGCTGCAGAGGGGAAAACGATATTTTTAACATCTCATAACTTAAATGAAGTTGAAAAGCTTTGTGATGAAATTGCAATAATGGATAAAGGCATTATTCAAGCTCAGGGAAGCATGGAACAATTAAGACATAAGTATCAATCCCAATTAACAGTTAAGGTGAAACATGGAAAGATTCCTATTGAGCACAAAGCTGGGTTACAACAAATTTTCGAGAAAATTGGAAAAGACATTGAGTGGGGAACAGAAAATACATCGTTAGTAGTAGCTGAAGAATCAAGTATTCCTGTCATTAATCGAGCCTTTTCTAATACAAAAGTGGATATCTATCGGCTTGAGGTCAATGAACCATCTCTGGAAGAAATATTTCGTAACCTTGGTTCTAGCCAGAAAGGAGCATGA
- a CDS encoding AbrB/MazE/SpoVT family DNA-binding domain-containing protein, producing MKPTGIVRRLDPLGRFCIPSEIRKMLNLEISNPLELFIDDEHIILKKHEPQNECILTGEVSSQNLILGDGSIILTPKAAELLFEELQHLMKS from the coding sequence ATGAAGCCCACTGGAATTGTACGGAGACTAGATCCATTAGGAAGATTTTGCATACCTAGTGAAATAAGAAAGATGCTGAATTTGGAGATAAGTAACCCACTTGAATTGTTTATAGATGACGAACATATCATCCTAAAAAAACATGAACCGCAAAATGAATGTATATTAACAGGAGAGGTATCAAGTCAAAATCTTATCCTGGGAGATGGTTCAATCATTCTGACTCCTAAAGCTGCTGAATTGCTTTTTGAAGAATTGCAACATTTAATGAAATCCTAA